GATGATAGGGTTTCGCGCAAATATGCCTGGTTTTGGAGGAGGTCTGCCCGGCTATCGGCAGTCATTTGGCCGGATACAGTGAGGGGGATGGGCGAGTAGTATTCGGTGGCCTGTATCGCCCCAGAGCCTGCTGCGCGCGCGTATCGGCGCGGCAGAATAGGAGGCATGCTGCGCGGAGTGATGGCATGGATGAGTACGCCGAGATCGTGCAGGTCGGTGCTGTCTATAACTGCATGGCTGGGCGCACCTGATAGAATTGAAGGGCGCGGCATATCACTCTACTCCATAGCCTTGTGACTCGCGCCAGTCGGTCAGGCCGCTGCCGCCCAGATCGCCAAAATTGATGGGCCCCGACGGGATGTTGATGCGCACGATGCCACCGCCTTCGCTCGCACTCGCAACCGCCTGGGCAATCGCCTCGGCGAATACCGAGGCAATTTCATCCTGCGGAGGCATCTGCACGGTAATGACTGGTGGCTCTTCGATTTCGATGGGTGGTATCTCGCCCGCGAGGATGGATTGAAGGGTTGTGAGCTCTTCGGGGGTGATGACACCGTCGCGCACAATATCCTGTATCGCAGTCTTGGCAGCATCCGGCAACAGGTCATAATTTTGCAGGCCCGCCAAAACTTGTAGCTCAGCATACGTGAGTATCTGGTCTTTGGTGAGCGCATCGATGACCGCTTGCTGGGTAGGCGTCAAGAGGCTGTAATTCAGGAGACCATTGAGCGCGTCGATCTCGTCTTGAGTGAGGACCTGGTCAGCGAGAAAATTGTCGATGACCGCCTTGATGTCCGGGGGTAGAAGGTCATAATTGGCGAGGTTCTCCAGCACTTNNNNNNNNNNNNNNNNNNNNNNNNNNNNNNNNNNNNNNNNNNNNNNNNNNNNNNNNNNNNNNNNNNNNNNNNNNNNNNNNNNNNNNNNNNNNNNNNNNNNACCGCCTTGATGTCCGGGGGTAGAAGGTCATAATTGGCGAGGTTCTCCAGCACTTTCCGCTCGTCGTCGGTGAGTATCTGATCTTTGGTGAGCGCATCAATGATCTTCCGCTCCTCCTCAGACAGGAGGGTGTAGCCCAGGAGGCTATTGAGCGCATCGATCTCTTCCTGTGTAAGCACCTGATCAGCGAGAAAATTATCAATAACCGCTTTGATGTCTGGGGGTAGCAGGTCGTATTTCGCCAGATCTTCCAACACCTTCCGCTCGTCCGAGGTGAGTATCTGATCTGCAACCAGCGCATCGATGACCGCCCGCTGCTCCTCGGACAGGAGGGTGTAGTTTGCGAGAGACTTGATGGCCCCAATCGCCTCTGGCGATAGGATATTGGACGCCTGAACACCGCCTGCGGGTGACCATGTTTTAATGGTCTGGTCGAGGGTGCCGATGGTTGCGTTGAGGGTGTTGAGATAGGCGGAGTTGGTGCTGATTTTATTGACAAGATCTTTTGCCGTCCTGTCGGTGATGGTGATTGTGGTGGCGTAGGTTACATTGCCCTCCTCTTCACTGCCCCCGTCACTGCGCGCCGACAGCAGGCGGCTCAGCTGTGCCTCAAGGTCGTTTCGACGCTGCACGTTGAGCCAATATTGGTTTTCGACAGCCGTGGAGGCGCGCCCCTCTTCCACCAATGGCCTGACCTGATCGAGCCAGGCATTCAGTTTCGCAATGTCTTCCCGCAGGCCCTCTATTGTGAGTGGATTCTCTGGGTTAAGCACATTTCCAGCCTGTGCCCTGCGGTCATTCCCGAACAGCGAACTCAGCCCCTTCATGACACCCAAAACGCCACCGACGGCGCCTGCTATGGGGGCCACCGCGGTTGCGACGCTTTCTATTTTTTTTCCAATTTTTCCGAGTTCAGGAACAACATCCTCTGTGCCGTCGCGCATCGGAAAATGCTGCGTGAGCCTCGCCGCCCCCGTCACTGCCTGAAACGCACCTCTAAATACCCTGCCCATCCGCCCCCCCAACTTGTCGGCCAAATTCCGGACACTATAAAACGCCCGCTCCATATTGTCCTCGAAGCGGGTGGGCACGTCGTCCGTGAAGCGGGTCATGGCATCTTGGGCGGCCTCTGCTGCTCGCGCACCCGCCGACCGGGCTTTCTCCACCGCATCTTCGGGGATTTTTAACGGGATCTCTATTGGCTCGTCCGGGATTAAATTCCGAAAGGCGGGGGTGATATCATAGGGGGCTGGACTGGGTGCGCGCGCCGAAGTCACCACCTCTGCCAGTTCGCCCGCAGTCAATGATTCCCGGTTGGCTGCGATATCTGCCTCTACCTGCTTGATCTGTTGCATCAGGTCGAGGGTTTTTTGGATCTCATCATTTTGTGCGCGCAGGGCTTCTTCGTGCTCCCTGGCAGCATTAAGGGCGTCTTCAGCGGCGAGTTCGCGCCGTGATTTGCCGAATACGGTGACGTTTTCTTTTTGTGCGTCGGCCAGTTCGCGCTCAGCCCGAATGCGCGCCTGGATCGCCTTTGTCTCCTGGTCGAAATTTCGGGCAGCGATTTGCGATACCTCGTCGAGGTTTAGCGCGTCCAGCCGTCCACCCATAATATCCGCAATGCGCGTCCGTCCACGCTGTGCCTGAAGCTCGGTGCGTAGCCCGGCACGCTCTGCCTGAAGTTCTGACACGGACACACTCGCCCGGCGAGATTCGGCCAAGTCCAAATTGCCGAGCTTTTCGAGACGGTTCGCGGTCGCATCAGATATTAGATCTCTGAGTTGCTCTGCCACCTCGCCCACCTTGATTGCCAGTGCTGAAAAGGTGGGAATCAATTTGTTGCCAATCTCTGTTCGCAGTGCAGTGATGAGCGTGCGCGCCTGTCCAATCCGCTCGGAGAATGACAGGCCAGATATACCGGCATCGTCGATGCGCTTCTTTCCGACACGGAGAATTTCGTTGTAGATCGCCATTTGTCTGGCCGATGCGTCTGCATCTTTTGGGAGCTGTTTGAGGATGTCGCCAAATCGCACACTCCCACCAAAGAGGTCGTCTAAAAGCTCTATCTCCTGCTTGGTGATACCGCCGACCATACGGTCTAATGCCTCTTTGACATCCACCCCCATAATCTTGGCCATACCAGCCGCCACACGCGCTAGTTCGCCCATTGCGTTCGCGCTTGCAGGCAGTCCCGACACCATCGCCTTATTCGCTTGCTGGAAGATTTCCATGTCGGATACAGCACCGCCCAGCCCTTTTCGCATCGCGGCGAGGATTTTATTGCCCGACTCGCCCGCGCTCTTTGCCATCGAGTTGAACGTATTGCGGAGTTCATTGGTGCGAGCGGACATGCTTGCAGCACTCAGCCCCCAATCAATGAGGGCCTTGCCTCCTGCTGCCAGCGCAGCTACAAACACCCCTGCTATCACGCCAGCCGCTTTTGTAATATTCAGGGTGAATCGCTGGAGTCCCGTCCCCGCTTTCCTCGTCCGCCGCTCCAGGCGCTCCTGTTCGCCTTCTGCGCGCTTGAGCCCAGACACGAAGTCGTTGACCTTGGCTTTTAGGACCCACACCAGTTCCTCTGTGGTGATGGCGACCAGCAACCACCACAGGCCCATATACGCATCAAATATGTCGGGCAATCTGATCATGTCGGCATTATTCCTCGTGAGAGTGCCTGAGCTTCGCTCAACGACACGGCCTCGGTGGCGTCGTCGTCCGCAACACGTTTGCGCCCGCCCGTTTTTGTCTTGGCGCGCTCGCGTGCCTTGTGCTCGATCTGTTCTATTCGCACAGACAGAATGATGAGCCTCATATACGGCACATCATGATAGAGGCGATCCATGTCGAGTAAGGGGATTTTCCAGACCCGCAATCCCGACAGGAGGTAGTCCGCCCATCGGTTCAGGTTTTTTTTTTGGCGTCAGTGGGGGCGTGTCGTGGTGGGCGAGGTGTTGGTTTTGGGTCTGTGCGCGCATCTTTTTGGGGTGCTGGCGACGGGTCTTCCCGGTCGCGCAGTGGGGTGTATTTCTCTCCGAATATCTGCCCCAAAACCGCATCAATATCATTGAGCTGTCGCCAAGCAGAAATAACCGCCGTCCAGTCATGATGTGTGCTGCGGCGCAGTGCGCGTCGCGCCCGCCTGGCGCCCAAAAATGCCCGCCAGTGCCCGAAAAATCCGCGCGGTGGTGGATGGGTCGCACTGGCAATCATTTCACACAGGCGCCCTATTTCCCGGATATAGCGATCCGAAAAGTAGGCCGCCCGGCGGCGCTTTTCCCACATCCGCTCACCTGGATCGTCCGCGATTTTTTGGAGCGCACGATGCTGTGAAAGAGCGAGCAATGCCGCGTCCTCCTGTGCGGTGATATCTGAGAGCACGGAGAGCGATGTGGGGTATATGTCGACCTTTGCGCCCGTGCTTAATGTGACAGTGATGGGCGCATTCGAGAGGTGTGCAGATGCCGTGTCGGTAGCCGTTATCATGTCGCCTTCACTGTCCACCCGATCAGGCCGTCGGTGCGCTGACCGACGGTATCAACGACAGAGACCAGGGCGACATACGTGCCGTTGTGCGTCATTGGGACGATCGCGGTTGCGCCGTTTTTGAGCAACAAAGCGCCTCCCGACACTTCCACTGAAAAATTGGGGTCTGCCACTGCTACCCCATCTTTCGAGACAGAGACCAATGTGGCGGTGAGATCCCCTACCGCGTCAGCAGATCCAGACAGGAATTTGTCCCCCTTTGTGTTGCCACTTATCCCGTCGAATGTGATGATCGTCGCCTCAGCCGTTTTTGTTGTAATGTTCGCGTTCCCGTTTTTCCTCACAACAGGATCCTGCACTAATGGCTTGTAATCGCGTACCGTAAAAAACTCCCCGGTCGATGGGGTCTGCAACAACTCGAACGACAATGGAATACCTGTCTGTTCAGCACGAGACCACGACAGGAGCGGATCGCCGCCACCGAGGGACATGGATATACATCGCGGCATCGAGATGAGACGCGATCGGGGCCTGTCGGCGACCGCCTCCTCCGTATCCTCAGGCCCCGGCCCGGTGGCGAGTAATGACACCTCAGGCAGTGTAGGCGATGTGATGATAATCTTTTTTCCACCTTCGACTGCACTTACGGGCAACCCGACAGCTCGGGCGATATTTTCTACCGTCGCCTCGGCCAGCATCGTGGAGGCCATAAACGCAATGCTGTGGACATCTGAGATTCCGATCGTCCCAGCCTGTTGCTCGGTGCGCAGACGCACATACTCTGCGGATGAGGGTGCAAATGTGAGGGGTGCTATCGTCTCTCCGATACGCACCTCGCTACCCTTCGGGCCTATATATAGCGTTTCGAGTGGCCCAGATGTTAGTTTTGCCATTTTATCCTCCGACAGACATCCAATATGATTTAGATATCGAGTGTGATTTTCAGTTCGCCGTCGTCCGTGCGCTGTTTCACCTGGTCGACGATGTTGAATTTCGCTATATATATGCCGTTGTCACCACTCGCCAGCGCACCACCCGATTTGTTTTTCAACTTCGGGGCGTTCAGGTCGCTCAGGTCAAAAACGAGGTGCATGCCGGGGTCATTGTCCCATGACAGGCCATCTATCACAGCAGGCGCGAATGCGTCGGCCAGGTTCAGGTGACCGCTCAGGTCTGCGACATCCCCATCATCCGCGGTCGCTGTGGTGTGTGTTCCCAGGTCGATGACAACGCCTGGCGTGAAAAATGGTTGGTAATCGTACACTGTAAAAAACTCTCCGGTCGATGGGGTCTGTAGGAGCTCGAACGACAGCGGAATGCCGGTCTGTTCAGCACGAGACCACGAAATGAGCGGATCGCCGCCACCGAGGGACATGGATATACATCGCGGCATCGAGATGAGGCGCGATCGAGGTCTATCAGCGACCGCCTCCTCCGTATCCTCAGGCCCCGGCCCATAGGCGAGTATCGGCTCTTCAGGCAATGTGGGCGATGTGATGATAATCTTTTTTCCACCCTCAACTGCACTTGCAGGCAGCCCCACAGCCCGGGCGATATTTTCTACCGTCGCCTCAGCCAGCATCGTGGAGGCCATGAAGGCGACACTATGGACATCTGAGATGCCGATTGTGCCGGCCTGTTGCTCGGTGCGCAGGCGCACATACTCCGCAGATGAGGGCGCAAATGTGAGGGGGGCTATCGTGGTGCCGACATCTACCCCGCCCACATAGAGCGCTTCGAGTGGTCCGGATGTGAGTTTTGCCATTTAATATCTCCGATCTTGCCGTGATGTGAATGTGATTTGCGCGCTGTGGCAGAGCGTACTGAGCCACATGCGGTGTCCTATTCCCGACACGGACATGGGGCCTGATGTGAGGGTGTGACCTCCGAGTTTTATGTCAGAGTCGAATAGGTCTGCGACGCGTTCGAGGTGGTCCTGAAAGACCATTTCAGATTCGCCAGCACCAGCGAGCGCGTAATAGGGGTAGAGTGCGAATGTGTGATCCCTGAAGTAGAGCGAGCCGCCCGTCTCACTCGGCGCGAAATCGGTGCGCGTGATCATCCATGCACGGAATTTTTTCGGATCGTCCGCAGAATAATTCAGCAGAACTTTTCCGCGCAAATCCTTTTCAGATGCGGACTGTATCATGTAGCTGTATATCCGCCCAATAACGTCGTCCACATTTTCGCGCGAAAGCTGATCGACCGACGTGATGCCTATCGTATCGTCGATGGCGGTTTTAAGGTACCCTGCCACATCCAAAAAGAATGACACTACCAGACCCTCCCTGCGATCCGTTTTGTCTGTGCGACAGCCTGCCTGAATTTTTTTCGCATAGAGACATACGCCTCGCGCATAAAAGGTTGCGGCTTTGTGCCGCGGCGCCCGATCGCGCGCGCAATGAGATACGATACAGACCGAATCTCCTGCTCGTCTGTGATGCCAATCTTCTTTCGCACCCACTCGTGCAGTGCGCTTGAGGGGGGCGCTTTTCGGCTCCTGCCCAACCGTCCCTGCGGGCCGGTGCCGTATTCGACGGGCATGCCGTGGCGTATTGGTGTGCCCACACGGCCTACAATCGTGCCTGGTCGTTCGCGCACCTCGCCGAATATCGAGTCTTTGAGGTCGCCCGTAGCACCAACGGGTGCGTTCTTGACCGCCTCGGTCTCGAAATGGGCGACCATCGCATGCATGGTATCGGCGACGTCTTCCTCGACCTCTTTGCGGAATTTAATGGTGCGACCCATCGCAGGCCGCAGGTCGCCTGCGTCGTTGATTTCTGTTCGCCTGGCCATTCGCCTCTCAGTGCGTCAGATATGGCGGCTGTTCGTGCGTGCGCCGCCGTCGTGACCAAGATATGGTGGTGTTTGCCGGGACTTCACGCCGCCCGCCATCATCGTTATCATCTACGCCTACCATCTCGCGATACAGGTCTCGATACATCTTCGCAGCACGCCTGGCGCGCTCTGTCGTCGCAGTCCTGTCGAATACATCTGCATCTATCGACGAGTCGATACTGTCCATCGTCGCAGTGGCGTACAAATCCAGTGCGTGTGCGGCGGATAGGTATGACACTGCGATACGGTCTGATGCGACGATCGTTGAGCAGTCCGACAGGTGCATGATGGTATAGACGACCCGGAATGAACTGCTACTCGCTGGCCGTTGCCCGCCTACGAATACGAGGTATAGTGCCGGGTTGCCATTACCGTCCGGGCGGCGCTGTATCTCATAGCAGTGCGGCGGCAAGGTGGGCGGGCTTGTGCCGGTTAGAGGGTACTCGATTTTGTCGAGCACCGAGTAGCCGTCGATATATCCAGGCAGGATGGTCAATATGAGGTATATCGATGTGCCATTGCCAGACACATCGACCACCGTTTTTCGTGGGACATCCTTAGAATAGACCTCGACGGCATCATCAATGGCCTGATCGAGCATCGCATCAGAGATTTCAAGTTCCGTGTCCTGCACAGTCCGCCTGACGCGCGCGAGCATGTTTGCGCGGTCTGACATTATATGGCCCTGTAAATGACCTCTATGAGGTGTCTTCCGATAGCCACCCCAGCGTTTGCGCTGGTGATCTCGAGGTCCAGAAAATCGCCCTTGGCCATATCGAATTTGTCATCGTGAGCGAGGAGTGTGACGCGCCCGACAGCATGGTTATCGGTTGTGGTGAGTGCGTCGCCCCTATCTGTGGTCGTCGTTCCAGAGCGATGTTCGAGCTGAAACGTTCGGTTGTTGCTCGCGTGCCCGGTGATTGCGGTTTGCAGGACAAGATTGACCTCGATGACTTCTACCTTATCTCCTGCGGTCTTCGGCACGATGAAAATCGGAGATGTGACTTCACCAGAGGCGCCGATATTTGGATGCGCTGTCACACACTCGAGATAGCCTGCGCCGGAGTGGTGGTCTGATCGATAGATTTTCATTTTCTATCCTTTCGATGTGTTTTTTTGCGGGCGGGATTTACCCGCCCGTGTATTCAGGTTCGATGTGCCCTAAGCCACCCTCGACAGGGCCGATGAGCGCCAGTCGAGCAGGACCACTCCATAGATATGGCGCAGCCGAAGCTCAATCTCATCCGAGTGCAACATGGAGTAGTTCGTTGGTGTGTCAGCCATGTGAATTTCAGGCTCGCGGCGATTCATATAAAATCCCACCTCGATGGTCGGCACCTGCATCGGATCGGCGACCATCGCCCAGTCGTTTACGTCCGTCCAGGTCGGCGGAATCAACGGCTCCATATCCATGAAAAATGCAGCCCGCTGCATGCTGTCAGGGTTCGAGGCATCAGTCCTGTACTGCCACCGGGTCAGATCGTCCGCGGTATCTCCCAAATCCGTCGGCACAAGCAGGTATTTGGGGTCATTCATACGCGCCAATCGCGCATTAGACACACCATAGCGCGTCTGTTTCCGCATCGCGGCACGCACAGTCCGTGCACTGGATTCTGACAGCGCGGTCGTGAACAGGTTGCCGTGAGCGGTGGTAAACGCAGCGGTCCCGTCAGCTACTGTTGGGGGATCTGTGTAAAGCGAGTAAATGACGTAATTGAGTGTCAGCGCGGCTGCAATGCCCAGCTCGGTGGGGATGCGGCGAATGGCAGCAACATCGTCATTGGCGATCATTTCCATCGTCAGCTTCTCGATGCCACCGCGTTTGACGACCTGGAGCACTTCTTCCTCATCTTCTGGTGATGTGAGATGCTGATAGGGTTCAGCCTCTGACACTTCGGGCAGAATTCCATAACCGCCGATCCGAACGCGACGGTGTTTCCGGAAGTCCGTGATGGCGCTGATGGCCGATACGATCTTCTCCCACGACATCATATCCCCTGCGGTGTACGCCATGATCAAGCGCCGGTGCAGCGCATCGCCTAAGATCTGGCCGAAATCGGTTGTTCTCAATGTCGCCCAGGCATTTTCGATTTGCGCGCGTGCCCGCTCATTGTGTACGCCCATCAATGCGCCCATAAAATTGGCTTCGCGCATTACATCATACGGATCCACGATGCCGTTTTCTCCTCCACCCATAGACGCAAATGCGTGACGCAGGCTGTAGAACGACTCCACGCCATCCTGATCTTGTCCGCACAAAAACCCGAGCATCGCATTTGTGTGCTTATCCCGCTCCTCATCACCGACCTCTACGCGCCCCATCGAGAGTGGGGCCTGTGCAGGCTGTGCAGCCGATAGGCGCTGATAACGCCCAATAATGGCCTCAATGCCATTGTCGTCCGGCACGTTGCCATCGGATAATACGCCCTGAAATTCCTGGGTCGCCTCAGTCGCGAATACCTCCGGCAGTGATGCCTCGGCTAAGGCCGCGCGAAACGCATTGCGGCTGTTGGTCTGTCTGAGTTCAAGGAGTTGCCCCTGAATGGCCGAGTCACCTGTATTGGCAGGTGGATCTTCTGTGTTGCCAGGCGGGTCTTCTGTGCCAGGCTCGGCAGGTGGATCTTCTGTGTTGCCAGGCGGGTCTTCTGTGCCAGGCTCGGCAGGTGGATCTTCTGTGNNNNNNNNNNTTCTGTGTTGCCAGGCGGGTCTTCTGTGCCAGGCTCGGCAGGTGGATCTTCTGTGGATCCCAAATGCTCTGACAATAGCCCGAGCACGTCCTCATCGCTGGCTCCCTGGGGCACGTCTATGCCGCGCGCAGTCAGGAGTGCCAATATCTGCTCTCTGTTCATGTCATCCTCTCCATTCTCGGTTAATGCGCCTATGAACCCGTCTGACGCAGCACCTGCTCGCACCACATCCACCGCATGCACGGCGGTGATGCGCTCAACCACAAAATACCCCCGCTCTCTCCCGTCGGGGCCTTCCATCCATTCGTAATCACCCTCCATATCAAACATCATAGAGATGCCGACCACGTTCTCGTTTCCGCGCTCAGAAGCGTCCGAAAGCAGGGCATGGAGGTCTGTGCCGCACGCATTGCGGGTGATGTGGAGTTCTGCGTAAATCGCCCCATCATTTTCCAGCGCAGAAGCAGCAACCCATCCGCACCGATCCTGCTCCGAATAATTCATCGGGCTGTATCCGTGCTGGTTTTCGCTGCGCATATACGAGGCGATATTGTCCTGGCCGTCCAGCATTTCTGCCGTTAGGGAGACAGAATCTTCGCTGAAGACCATGCGCGGGATGCCGTTGGCAAATCCTGGCCTGAGCAACTGAATGCGCCAGATCCACCCTTTGCTGTCGCCCTCGCCCTGCATTTCTGCCAATGCGCCTAAAAGCGATCCTCTCCGTGGCATGTTTTATCCTCGCTCGTGACGGACCTTGCGACCATCGGCATATACGATCACCAGCGCGTCGGGATCCACCCCGTCGGCGGGGTAAAAATTCCAGGAATCAGGAGCAGCCAGGTCGCTTATCGTCTCGCCTTGGGCGTCTAAGACGGCATTGAGTTTGTCCGAATGCTCGCCCTCGGTCTCACTCCACACCTGAAAAACATCCACCGGCTCCGGCTCCGGCTCGTTGTTGATGAGATCCTGCAACTCGCGTCGCAATGCCCGTGCAGGACGTCCCAGCGCCTCGACCAGCGCCGCTATGCCGCCCCTTTTGTACGCCGATGCCTCATCGGCGGGCGCATCTGCCAGCAGATCCAGGATGTCGCTGTCCGATGCGCCTTCTGGCACTTCTGTGCCGCGCGCTTGCAGCGCCTCCAAAATTCGCTCTCGCTCACGTGAGCTCATATACTCCTCCTGTGTCTATGTGTCTGAAAACAAATCATCTGGAACGTAAATGAGGCTGTAGCACCTACACCGGACAGATTCTTTAGCAGGCAGTGACCAGGCACGCGGGTAAAGCGTCCAAAAGCCTCCGATCCGGTATCTCGCATCCAGTGCTATCGCCCGTTCTTCTGAATAGTCCAATCCTGCCTGTACGTGCGT
The Gemmatimonadota bacterium genome window above contains:
- a CDS encoding HK97 gp10 family phage protein, with the protein product MARRTEINDAGDLRPAMGRTIKFRKEVEEDVADTMHAMVAHFETEAVKNAPVGATGDLKDSIFGEVRERPGTIVGRVGTPIRHGMPVEYGTGPQGRLGRSRKAPPSSALHEWVRKKIGITDEQEIRSVSYLIARAIGRRGTKPQPFMREAYVSMRKKFRQAVAQTKRIAGRVW